One window of the Pyrus communis chromosome 17, drPyrComm1.1, whole genome shotgun sequence genome contains the following:
- the LOC137723203 gene encoding uncharacterized protein → MASPTAPSTTSSSAALSSDSSSIRTTITPTLPTTFNISHMINTPMDCNNYLSWRSQFQDVLEIHGLEDTVVCNSQPSKRLDDSSVNPTYSQDKLVLSWIKATCSSSIKPILLSCTTAYAAWSLLEKRLSPLFKIHLRTIRDELRNLKKTPRATYDSSITDDELIESILDGLGREYKEFKTSVHLRPSLSFDDCYDLLLQEEHLIQKMSSLSLSNGAAFNAKRATGNFRDSQHGVVS, encoded by the exons ATGGCCTCTCCTACAGCCCCCTCAACCACCTCCTCTTCTGCTGCTCTCTCGTCCGACTCTTCTTCTATCAGGACAACAATCACCCCAACCCTTCCCACTACCTTCAATATCTCTCACATGATCAACACTCCTATGGATTGTAACAATTATCTCAGTTGGCGATCTCAATTCCAAGATGTTCTTGAGATTCATGGTCTTGAAGACACTGTGGTCTGCAATTCTCAACCCTCCAAAAGGCTTGACGACAGCTCCGTCAATCCCACCTACTCTCAAGACAAACTGGTCCTCAGTTGGATTAAAGCCACATGTTCCTCCTCCATCAAGCCTATCCTGCTTTCTTGCACCACTGCCTATGCTGCCTGGTCACTCTTGGAGAAGcgtctctctcccctctttAAGATTCACCTTCGTACTATTCGAGACGAACTCCGTAACTTGAAGAAAACTCCCCGAGCAACCTATGA TTCTAGCATCACTGACGATGAGCTTATCGAATCTATTCTTGACGGGCTTGGTCGCGAATATAAGGAGTTTAAGACATCAGTTCATCTTCgtccttctctttcttttgatGACTGTTATGATCTGCTGCTTCAAGAAGAGCATCTTATTCAAAAGATGTCGTCTCTCTCCTTGTCCAATGGCGCTGCCTTCAATGCAAAAAGGGCCACGGGTAATTTCCGAGACTCTCAGCATGGTGTTGTTTCTTAG
- the LOC137721869 gene encoding vacuolar-processing enzyme-like, whose product MDNHGYCGVLLSLTLLSLAIHGSFCFPEINGDNKGSSRTTTDKGKGWAVLVAGSSGYDNYRHQADICHAYQILKKGGLKDENIIVFMYDDIAYNSENPRKGVIINKPNGPDVYKGVPKDYTGDHVNARNLYAVILGDKSALTGGSGKVLSSGPNDHVFIYYADHGSVGLLGMPSDYVYAKDLIRVLQKKHASKGYKSMVFYLEACEAGSMFEGLLSSNLSVYATTASNAEESSYGTYCPGDPSLPDEFDTCLGDLYSISWMEDCDISDLHKETLENQYERVRRRTTNSHVMQYGDMSHKQEFLFAYMGADLSNRSHTSTSDISSPSISRAVNQRDTKLLYFQQKLQKAPTGSQEKQGAQKQLLLEIAHRKNVDYSITKLGEVLFGHEKSSNVLMNVRPQGQPVVDNWDCFKNFMNIYEKYCGHLSAYGMKYTRAIANICNAGITTEKMVAASDQTCANKPNV is encoded by the exons ATGGATAATCATGGTTATTGTGGGGTTTTACTGTCTCTTACTTTGTTAAGTTTGGCTATTCATGGAAGCTTCTGCTTCCCTGAAATTAATGGAGATAACAAGGGCTCTTCACGTACCACTACTGATAAGGGAAAAGGATGGGCAGTTCTGGTTGCAGGATCAAGTGGTTACGACAACTACAGGCACCAG GCTGACATATGCCATGCGTACCAGATACTGAAGAAAGGAGGACTGAAAGACGAGAACATCATCGTTTTCATGTACGATGATATCGCATACAACTCGGAAAATCCTCGAAAAGGAGTCATCATCAACAAGCCAAACGGACCTGATGTTTATAAAGGAGTTCCCAAG GATTATACAGGAGATCATGTTAACGCACGCAATCTCTATGCTGTTATTCTCGGAGACAAAAGTGCTCTTACCGGAGGAAGTGGCAAGGTTCTAAGTAGCGGTCCGAATGACCATGTTTTCATATATTATGCAGACCATGGTTCTGTAGGATTACTTG GGATGCCTAGCGATTATGTTTATGCGAAAGATCTCATACGTGTACTACAGAAGAAGCATGCTTCTAAAGGTTACAAAAGCATG gtatTTTACCTTGAAGCTTGCGAGGCAGGGAGCATGTTTGAGGGCCTCCTTTCAAGTAATCTGAGTGTTTATGCTACCACTGCGTCGAATGCAGAAGAGAGTAGTTATGGAACATATTGTCCCGGTGACCCATCACTTCCTGACGAGTTTGATACTTGTTTGGGAGACTTGTATAGCATTTCCTGGATGGAGGATTG TGACATAAGTGATTTGCATAAAGAAACTTTGGAGAATCAATATGAAAGG GTTCGAAGAAGAACAACTAATTCGCATGTTATGCAGTACGGAGATATGAGTCATAAACAGGAGTTCCTCTTTGCTTACATGGGTGCAGATCTTTCTAATCGTAGCCATACTTCCACCAGCGATATCTCTTCACCCTCGATCTCAAGGGCTGTTAACCAACGTGACACGAAGCTCCTCTACTTTCAGCAAAAG CTGCAAAAAGCTCCTACCGGATCTCAAGAGAAACAGGGTGCTCAGAAGCAGCTGCTGCTTGAAATTGCTCATAGGAAAAACGTGGACTATAGCATAACGAAACTAGGGGAGGTTTTGTTCGGACACGAGAAGAGCTCAAACGTTTTAATGAATGTTAGGCCACAGGGGCAACCTGTGGTAGATAATTGGGACTGCTTCAAGAACTTT ATGAATATTTATGAGAAGTACTGTGGACATTTATCTGCATACGGAATGAAGTACACGCGAGCTATAGCCAACATATGCAATGCTGGGATTACCACAGAGAAAATGGTTGCAGCATCTGATCAAACTTGTGCCAACAAACCCAATGTCTAG